One genomic window of Deinococcus peraridilitoris DSM 19664 includes the following:
- a CDS encoding 5-oxoprolinase subunit PxpA, with translation MRPLDLNCDMGESYGRFTLGQDAAVMKFITSANIACGFHAGDFSTMRRTVDLAIEHDVAIGAHPSFPDLQGFGRRAMELTPEEVYELVVYQIGALWGFVRAAGGTLRHVKPHGMLHNMAAVQQPLAAAIVRAVLAVDPTLHLYALSGSEMTRAAEKQGLAVAHEVFADRTYQQNGTLTPRTQPNAMLHDPALAVQQVLHMVNDGKVRATDGEMVSIRADTVCIHGDGEHALEFVSHLHTALIQRGVQLIAPGRPK, from the coding sequence ATGAGACCACTGGATCTGAACTGCGATATGGGCGAGAGCTATGGTCGTTTCACCCTCGGGCAGGATGCCGCAGTGATGAAGTTCATCACCTCAGCCAATATCGCCTGTGGATTTCACGCGGGCGACTTCAGTACCATGCGGCGCACCGTCGACCTCGCGATAGAGCATGACGTCGCCATCGGCGCACACCCGAGTTTCCCGGACCTGCAGGGTTTCGGCCGACGTGCGATGGAGCTGACCCCAGAAGAAGTGTACGAACTCGTGGTGTACCAGATCGGGGCCTTATGGGGATTCGTGCGGGCCGCTGGCGGCACTCTGAGGCACGTGAAACCTCACGGAATGCTGCACAACATGGCAGCTGTACAGCAGCCCCTGGCGGCCGCCATTGTCCGAGCAGTGCTGGCCGTGGATCCCACACTGCATCTGTACGCGCTGTCAGGCTCGGAAATGACACGCGCCGCAGAAAAACAAGGTCTGGCGGTTGCGCATGAAGTCTTCGCGGACCGCACGTACCAGCAAAACGGAACACTGACCCCCCGAACCCAACCGAACGCCATGCTGCATGACCCAGCGCTCGCCGTACAGCAGGTGCTCCACATGGTCAATGATGGAAAGGTCCGCGCAACCGATGGGGAGATGGTCTCGATCCGAGCGGATACCGTGTGTATTCACGGTGATGGTGAGCACGCCCTGGAGTTTGTGTCACACCTCCACACCGCGCTCATCCAACGGGGTGTGCAGCTGATCGCGCCAGGAAGACCGAAGTAA